From the Pontiella agarivorans genome, one window contains:
- a CDS encoding sulfatase-like hydrolase/transferase, whose amino-acid sequence MNNTGIMGAAFLLTAVAGAAEIGALDKPNIIVYFSDDISAREVPIYGSSVWTDPLRETTSDPTLRAKMPVLDQLATEGCWIKTAWAGCVCNPSRAMMMSGRYGYQTKWWNNKDKGWGPDENGKLGTWPVYMSSPLLLGHVAKQAGYGTYWAGKTQMAGSWARHGFDEGCFTPGNLEQRDNPFTDFKHEYKKVDGKRQLVCLDTGKVCDTYLQHSWYWYPHVKLMNDPSAPGKIVWWPNTPESIKDFGLHTYGPDVEIQFAMNFMERKHAEGKPFFIYHTTHLGHAAWDWFDPQGKGQSWPGTPIVSWDGKKYTRREPKITGDKGKYDTHGTVTESGMHSHLNYIDYQLWQYREKLEQMGVADNTVIIFAADNGSAGYGKNSGEKQKGCHVPFVIYAPGMTKHGEQDVLASVVDVLPTIADLTGVELPEDYIVDGESLIPFIFTDKPEHRDWIYSQRGPEQLIRGKRVLKDGRDEWFDVSSDPDDLISFEKIENWGGVSEAHREEYEKLREILPTYDLYYDAYNAPGVDYEPAKRPRYSRKPPAKKTKAPKKDSGNKSSAGNAGGKTLEAFCAYKKREMEKKGKAYDPVKVEALFNTIDANRDGLVSRQETQTYYAK is encoded by the coding sequence ATGAACAACACAGGGATCATGGGGGCTGCATTTTTACTGACTGCGGTCGCGGGGGCAGCCGAGATTGGTGCTCTCGATAAACCGAATATTATTGTCTATTTTTCCGACGATATCAGCGCACGCGAAGTTCCAATCTATGGAAGTTCGGTCTGGACGGATCCTTTGCGAGAAACCACTTCGGATCCAACGTTGCGCGCAAAAATGCCGGTATTGGATCAATTGGCGACAGAAGGCTGCTGGATTAAAACCGCCTGGGCGGGATGCGTCTGCAATCCGAGCCGCGCCATGATGATGAGCGGTCGCTATGGCTATCAGACCAAATGGTGGAACAATAAAGACAAGGGCTGGGGCCCGGATGAAAATGGAAAACTGGGTACCTGGCCGGTTTACATGAGTTCTCCGTTGTTGCTGGGTCATGTTGCGAAACAGGCCGGTTATGGGACTTACTGGGCCGGCAAAACCCAGATGGCCGGAAGCTGGGCACGGCATGGTTTTGATGAGGGATGTTTCACGCCGGGCAATCTGGAACAGCGGGATAATCCGTTTACTGACTTTAAGCATGAATACAAAAAGGTCGACGGCAAACGTCAGCTGGTCTGTCTGGATACCGGAAAAGTCTGCGATACCTATCTGCAGCACAGTTGGTACTGGTATCCGCATGTGAAACTGATGAATGACCCCAGTGCGCCGGGTAAAATTGTCTGGTGGCCGAATACGCCGGAGTCGATTAAAGATTTTGGACTGCATACCTATGGTCCGGACGTGGAAATTCAATTTGCGATGAATTTCATGGAACGCAAACATGCCGAAGGAAAACCGTTCTTCATCTATCATACCACTCATCTCGGTCATGCGGCCTGGGATTGGTTCGATCCGCAAGGAAAAGGACAGAGCTGGCCCGGCACACCGATCGTTTCCTGGGACGGCAAAAAATATACGCGGCGGGAACCGAAGATCACCGGGGACAAAGGAAAATACGATACCCACGGAACGGTCACCGAATCGGGCATGCATAGTCATCTGAATTATATCGACTACCAGCTTTGGCAGTACCGTGAAAAGCTGGAGCAGATGGGCGTGGCGGATAATACCGTGATTATTTTCGCCGCGGATAACGGCAGTGCAGGCTACGGCAAAAACAGCGGCGAAAAACAGAAGGGATGCCACGTTCCATTTGTGATTTATGCGCCGGGAATGACTAAACACGGGGAACAGGATGTGCTGGCGAGCGTGGTGGATGTTTTGCCGACGATTGCTGATCTAACCGGCGTTGAACTTCCGGAGGATTATATCGTGGATGGAGAAAGTCTGATTCCGTTTATCTTTACGGATAAACCGGAGCATCGCGACTGGATCTATTCTCAGCGGGGTCCGGAACAATTGATTCGCGGAAAAAGAGTGCTGAAAGACGGACGGGATGAATGGTTCGATGTTTCCTCCGATCCGGATGACCTCATCAGTTTTGAAAAAATCGAAAACTGGGGCGGCGTTTCTGAAGCCCATCGTGAGGAATATGAAAAGCTGCGGGAAATTCTCCCGACCTATGATCTCTATTACGATGCATATAATGCACCGGGCGTCGATTATGAGCCGGCTAAACGGCCGCGGTATTCCCGTAAACCGCCGGCAAAAAAAACGAAGGCACCCAAAAAGGATTCCGGAAATAAATCTTCTGCCGGAAATGCCGGCGGTAAAACCTTGGAAGCATTCTGTGCGTACAAAAAAAGGGAAATGGAAAAGAAGGGGAAAGCGTATGATCCGGTAAAGGTTGAAGCGCTTTTCAATACGATCGATGCCAATCGGGACGGGCTGGTAAGCCGGCAGGAAACGCAGACATATTACGCTAAATAG
- a CDS encoding sulfatase-like hydrolase/transferase, with product MNMVKYFIFAALFAAYSSAFGGQPSKTDKPNIILYFADDISAREFPVYGSSVWTAPDSTNTSDPKYRARTPVIDKLAEEGCWIKTAWAATVCNPSRAMMMSGRFGYMTKWWNNKDRGNGPDETGKVRGTWPVYMSSPLLIGHVAQNAGYGTYWAGKTQMAGSYAKHGFDEGCFTPGNLSDRDNPYADFKHEYKNVGGKRVLINSDTGQICETYMQHSWYWNPHVKLMNDPSAPGKIVWWPNSPEAKKDFGVSTYGPDVELDFALNFLERQHQRKKPFFIYHTTHLGHDAFNWLDPDYKQWGKCKWPNAPIVKWDGEKYIRTEPRITGDEGKYDTHGTITEPGIHNHINYIDYQVWLYQKKLDELGIADNTIIIICADNGTSGYGKNSGEKQKGCHIPMIIYAPGMHKHGEQDVLMSVADMLPTIADLVGYEIPADYKIDGESLVPFLFTDKLDHRDWLYTQRGPEQLIRGKKVLKDGWDKWWDVSDYPEDLIRFNEIKNWGKVSEAHRDEYEELLEILPKYDLYFDAYNAPGVEYEPKKRPNYARKSKEQRVY from the coding sequence ATGAACATGGTGAAATATTTTATTTTTGCCGCACTTTTTGCGGCCTATTCATCGGCATTCGGTGGCCAGCCATCCAAAACAGATAAACCGAATATTATTCTCTATTTTGCGGATGATATCAGTGCGCGTGAATTTCCAGTCTATGGAAGTTCGGTCTGGACAGCCCCGGATTCGACGAATACATCGGACCCGAAATACCGGGCCCGAACGCCGGTGATTGATAAACTGGCGGAAGAGGGGTGCTGGATTAAAACGGCGTGGGCAGCGACCGTGTGCAACCCGAGCCGAGCCATGATGATGAGCGGCCGCTTTGGCTATATGACTAAATGGTGGAACAATAAAGATCGGGGGAACGGGCCGGACGAAACCGGTAAAGTCCGCGGCACCTGGCCGGTTTATATGAGCTCTCCGCTGCTGATCGGCCATGTGGCGCAGAATGCAGGCTATGGCACGTATTGGGCCGGAAAAACGCAGATGGCCGGGAGTTATGCAAAACACGGGTTTGATGAGGGCTGCTTCACGCCCGGAAATCTGAGCGACCGGGATAATCCTTATGCGGATTTTAAGCATGAATATAAGAACGTCGGTGGAAAACGGGTTCTGATTAATTCGGATACGGGACAGATCTGCGAAACTTACATGCAGCACAGCTGGTATTGGAATCCGCATGTCAAACTGATGAATGATCCGAGTGCTCCGGGAAAAATTGTCTGGTGGCCGAATAGCCCCGAGGCAAAAAAGGACTTCGGCGTCAGTACTTACGGGCCCGATGTGGAACTTGATTTTGCATTGAATTTTCTGGAGCGCCAACATCAGCGGAAAAAGCCGTTTTTCATCTATCACACGACTCACCTCGGTCATGATGCGTTCAACTGGCTCGATCCGGACTACAAGCAATGGGGAAAATGTAAATGGCCCAACGCACCGATAGTGAAATGGGACGGCGAAAAATATATACGGACAGAGCCGCGGATTACCGGCGATGAAGGAAAGTATGATACGCATGGAACCATCACGGAACCGGGTATTCATAACCATATCAATTATATCGACTATCAGGTCTGGCTCTATCAGAAAAAACTGGATGAACTGGGAATTGCGGATAATACGATAATCATCATCTGTGCCGACAACGGTACCAGCGGATACGGAAAAAACAGCGGTGAAAAACAGAAGGGCTGTCACATTCCGATGATTATCTATGCGCCGGGTATGCATAAGCATGGCGAACAGGATGTGCTGATGAGTGTGGCGGATATGCTCCCGACGATTGCGGACCTCGTTGGCTATGAGATTCCGGCCGACTATAAAATTGATGGTGAGAGCCTGGTTCCGTTTCTCTTTACTGATAAGCTGGATCATCGCGATTGGCTGTATACGCAACGTGGACCTGAGCAGCTGATCCGCGGGAAAAAAGTGCTGAAAGACGGATGGGATAAATGGTGGGATGTTTCAGATTATCCCGAGGATCTGATCCGTTTTAATGAGATTAAAAACTGGGGCAAGGTATCTGAAGCGCATCGCGATGAATACGAAGAGCTGCTGGAGATTCTTCCGAAATACGATTTGTATTTTGATGCCTACAACGCGCCGGGTGTGGAGTATGAGCCGAAGAAGCGGCCGAACTATGCCCGTAAATCCAAAGAACAGCGCGTTTACTGA
- a CDS encoding AraC family transcriptional regulator — MNTQITLHYGVYQHIAPYWDGTTYYGTTWRLFYNETPGARVITRHEKVDMSPDRIYLSPPRLSFRAMSENNPKQLGIHFHASEPYDRAATRIYAVPLNDLLLKLLKQTLRETRPYPRFLTASGAMYATALTAICLTRIPEKDIQSETLDERIEEAMKFFCDHIRQRIDLEYVAEKVGLSKGAFIRLFKKETGSTPYAWLMDSRIAWACDLLTRDTIPIDLIAEHTGFNDRFHFSKAFKKRMGLAPAAYRDREPRPNQPEEPQKPTEPNSGNCES, encoded by the coding sequence ATGAATACTCAGATCACTCTCCATTACGGCGTATATCAGCATATTGCCCCTTATTGGGATGGAACCACTTATTACGGTACTACGTGGAGATTGTTCTATAATGAAACTCCCGGAGCCCGGGTGATTACCCGTCATGAAAAAGTCGATATGTCACCGGACCGGATCTATCTTTCACCGCCGCGACTTTCCTTCCGGGCTATGTCAGAAAACAATCCGAAACAGCTCGGCATTCATTTCCATGCCTCGGAACCGTACGACCGTGCAGCAACCCGGATTTATGCCGTACCATTGAATGATCTGCTCCTGAAACTGCTGAAGCAAACGCTGCGTGAAACCCGACCCTATCCCCGATTTCTAACGGCGAGCGGTGCCATGTATGCCACAGCGCTTACAGCGATCTGCCTGACCCGGATTCCTGAAAAAGATATACAATCCGAAACGCTGGATGAACGTATTGAGGAAGCCATGAAATTTTTCTGCGATCACATTCGCCAGCGGATCGATCTGGAATATGTCGCAGAAAAAGTCGGCCTCAGCAAAGGGGCCTTCATCCGGCTGTTTAAAAAAGAGACCGGATCAACACCCTATGCCTGGCTCATGGATTCCCGCATCGCCTGGGCGTGCGATCTGCTGACGCGCGATACCATACCGATCGATCTGATCGCCGAGCACACCGGTTTCAATGATCGTTTTCATTTTTCAAAAGCATTTAAAAAAAGAATGGGCCTCGCTCCCGCAGCCTATCGCGATCGCGAACCCAGACCAAACCAGCCGGAAGAACCGCAGAAGCCGACGGAACCGAATTCCGGAAATTGCGAATCGTAA
- a CDS encoding sulfatase-like hydrolase/transferase: MKKMMTTALFGILVFQGVAKPAQPNVLWILTDDHRYDSIRAFNKMLTGEEMSPLGYVESPQTDRLAEMGTTFINTYCQAQGCAPSRASMHYGRYPFRSGVYEFEYHNNSAEHWKPSLPEQMARLGYQTFHVGKLGVRQKTLSGKGAGKASLYQQDVDFKKMAKDGMTGWGKDWFFELKGERLKPPIKNVRFFVTPEGEFEYASLELEKRFPEYAGSAEATMKKYDLLRHYNAKKPKQPDNGSILAGVSSQPAGKTRDGWYTTVFGEYLKNEDKIFLVGSQTVNGVDPSKPLFTHLGYDFPHTPVLPPADYRARFRKHTYTVPETSREEFDTMPKQLQKAVTMGASDHFTDEEKQAMIQDYYAFCAYGDSLVGQAVDDFIAYSEKHKQPWMIVYVCGDHGWKLNDHGSVSKFTPWDIDSHNPIIVVSSDKKKFPAGKVIREFTEFVDIAPTCLAAGGADLENDQFNYLDGYNLAEVTSGQIPPRDYVIGESHAVTGPRAFIRTKEYVFSMQTRPDKNRGKNMEWARSASWEELDPALYHMISDPGELNNLAHNPEYRAIAETMQKKLLNIVLGDNRVEVDWGGPQAMGTKVYRSNFAPGADDKKLKL, from the coding sequence ATGAAAAAAATGATGACCACCGCACTTTTCGGGATTCTGGTTTTCCAGGGTGTCGCCAAACCGGCTCAACCGAATGTATTGTGGATTTTAACGGATGATCATCGTTACGATTCGATCCGTGCATTTAATAAAATGCTGACGGGCGAAGAGATGAGTCCGTTAGGTTATGTGGAATCGCCGCAGACGGACCGGCTGGCCGAAATGGGCACGACCTTTATCAATACCTACTGCCAGGCGCAGGGATGCGCGCCGTCGCGGGCTTCGATGCATTACGGCCGTTATCCGTTCCGTTCCGGAGTGTATGAATTTGAATATCATAATAATAGTGCGGAACATTGGAAGCCGTCGCTGCCGGAACAGATGGCCAGGCTGGGTTATCAGACCTTTCACGTTGGAAAACTGGGCGTACGCCAGAAAACCCTGTCAGGAAAAGGTGCCGGGAAAGCATCGCTTTATCAGCAGGATGTTGATTTTAAAAAAATGGCTAAAGACGGTATGACGGGCTGGGGCAAAGACTGGTTCTTTGAGCTGAAGGGTGAACGTCTGAAGCCGCCGATTAAAAATGTCCGTTTTTTTGTGACTCCGGAAGGGGAGTTCGAATACGCCAGCCTTGAACTGGAAAAACGTTTTCCGGAATATGCAGGCTCAGCGGAAGCGACCATGAAAAAATATGATCTGCTGCGGCACTATAACGCAAAAAAACCGAAACAGCCGGACAACGGATCCATTCTGGCCGGAGTGAGTTCACAACCGGCCGGAAAAACGCGCGACGGCTGGTATACCACGGTTTTCGGCGAGTATCTGAAAAATGAAGACAAGATCTTCCTCGTGGGATCGCAGACGGTGAACGGGGTTGATCCGTCGAAGCCGCTGTTCACTCATCTGGGCTATGATTTTCCGCACACCCCGGTGCTTCCGCCTGCGGACTATCGGGCGCGTTTCCGGAAGCATACGTATACGGTTCCGGAAACGAGCCGGGAAGAGTTTGATACGATGCCGAAACAGTTGCAGAAAGCGGTTACAATGGGCGCTTCCGATCATTTTACCGATGAAGAAAAACAGGCGATGATTCAGGATTATTATGCTTTCTGTGCGTATGGTGATTCGCTGGTGGGACAGGCGGTGGATGACTTTATTGCCTACAGTGAGAAACATAAGCAGCCTTGGATGATCGTTTACGTTTGCGGCGACCACGGCTGGAAACTGAATGACCACGGTTCCGTATCCAAATTTACCCCCTGGGATATCGACAGTCATAATCCGATCATTGTGGTTTCGTCCGATAAAAAGAAATTTCCGGCGGGAAAAGTGATTCGGGAGTTTACGGAATTTGTTGATATTGCGCCGACCTGTTTGGCGGCCGGTGGAGCGGATCTGGAAAACGATCAGTTCAATTATCTGGATGGGTATAATCTGGCAGAAGTGACGTCGGGTCAAATTCCGCCCCGCGATTATGTTATCGGCGAGAGCCATGCGGTCACGGGCCCACGTGCCTTTATCCGGACGAAGGAGTATGTATTCTCGATGCAGACCCGGCCGGATAAAAACCGGGGGAAAAATATGGAGTGGGCTCGCTCAGCATCCTGGGAAGAGCTTGATCCGGCACTGTATCACATGATTTCCGACCCGGGTGAACTCAACAATCTGGCCCATAATCCTGAATACAGAGCAATTGCTGAAACGATGCAGAAAAAGCTGTTGAATATTGTGCTGGGCGACAACCGGGTTGAGGTCGATTGGGGCGGTCCTCAGGCCATGGGCACGAAGGTTTACCGAAGTAATTTTGCGCCGGGTGCGGATGATAAAAAACTGAAGCTGTAA
- a CDS encoding alpha-L-fucosidase, protein MKRRITAVMLVAVSALQVSALQVTAEITYEATFESLDRHQTPEWFKDAKFGIYTHWTPTTVGNEIAGVGWYPFYMYADVTINRHPPMMGHPSETNEGPHWAYTEHVKRFGEPKDFGWKDLLKTFQPKSFDAAEWADLFQEAGARFAGPVAIHHDGYAMWDSEVTRWNAKTQAGFDPSKDLEREIRKRGMKFIASFHHSHTWRYFVPSYRHDGTDPAYVDLYNEPHSYGDPLSPRFKKWWRGLLDEYIEKYDPDMIWMDMGTRDIPNDLMYPFLSDYYNHGEKSGKEVATTVKSYSPYLPGAIVDYEKGRVKDLEPKPWLTDDTVAPGWFHSSRPGVKTANDVIDILADIVSKNGCLLLNVGPTSDGVIPESEKKILRTVGAWLKVNGEAIYNTRPWHTAGEGPTVIEQSGGFLKKLHYTAEDVRYTCSKDGKIVYAIVLDRPDRQLLLKSVSLEDSISTVSLLGSSENIEWEQTAKGLRIEVPQSLHEAHAYVFELKQ, encoded by the coding sequence ATGAAACGAAGGATCACAGCCGTTATGCTTGTTGCGGTTTCGGCGCTGCAGGTTTCGGCGCTGCAGGTTACGGCGGAAATTACGTATGAAGCAACGTTTGAATCGCTGGACCGGCATCAGACTCCCGAATGGTTTAAAGATGCTAAATTCGGTATTTACACGCACTGGACCCCGACGACAGTAGGGAATGAGATTGCGGGAGTCGGCTGGTATCCGTTCTACATGTATGCCGATGTGACGATCAACCGGCACCCGCCGATGATGGGGCATCCGTCAGAAACCAACGAAGGACCGCACTGGGCTTATACCGAACATGTGAAACGGTTCGGTGAACCGAAGGATTTCGGATGGAAAGATCTGTTGAAAACCTTTCAGCCTAAATCGTTCGATGCCGCCGAATGGGCGGATCTTTTTCAGGAAGCCGGTGCACGGTTTGCCGGGCCGGTGGCCATTCATCATGACGGTTACGCGATGTGGGACAGCGAAGTCACCCGCTGGAACGCGAAGACGCAGGCCGGGTTTGACCCGTCGAAAGATCTGGAACGGGAAATCCGAAAACGCGGGATGAAGTTCATTGCCTCTTTTCATCACAGCCATACCTGGCGTTACTTTGTTCCGTCCTACCGGCATGACGGAACCGATCCGGCCTATGTGGATCTCTACAATGAGCCGCACAGCTATGGTGATCCGCTTTCTCCGCGTTTTAAAAAATGGTGGCGGGGGCTGCTGGACGAATATATCGAAAAATATGATCCCGACATGATCTGGATGGATATGGGAACACGCGATATTCCGAATGATCTGATGTATCCGTTTCTGTCTGATTACTACAACCACGGCGAAAAATCCGGTAAAGAGGTGGCAACTACGGTGAAGAGCTATTCGCCCTATCTGCCCGGTGCCATCGTTGATTATGAAAAGGGCCGCGTGAAAGACCTTGAACCGAAGCCCTGGCTGACGGATGACACGGTTGCGCCGGGCTGGTTCCATTCCAGCCGTCCCGGAGTGAAAACCGCTAATGATGTGATCGATATTCTGGCGGATATTGTCAGTAAAAACGGTTGTCTGCTGTTGAATGTGGGGCCGACCTCCGACGGGGTTATTCCGGAATCTGAAAAGAAGATTCTACGCACGGTCGGTGCCTGGTTGAAGGTGAATGGAGAGGCCATCTATAACACCCGTCCGTGGCATACGGCCGGAGAGGGTCCGACAGTGATTGAGCAATCGGGCGGGTTCCTGAAAAAACTGCATTATACAGCGGAGGATGTCCGGTACACGTGTTCCAAAGATGGGAAAATTGTTTACGCCATTGTGCTGGATCGGCCCGACCGGCAGCTGTTGCTGAAATCGGTATCTTTGGAAGATTCCATTTCGACGGTTTCGCTGCTGGGATCCTCGGAAAACATAGAATGGGAGCAAACGGCGAAAGGGTTGCGGATCGAGGTCCCCCAATCATTGCACGAAGCACATGCCTATGTTTTTGAGTTGAAGCAATAA
- a CDS encoding DUF5703 domain-containing protein encodes MRFFGALIGVLISSSARANLEWLDEFNVVWDSQSANSGESMPCGGGDIGLNVWVEDGDLLFYIERSGNIDENDQLLKTGRVRIQMEPNPFSADGKDLSFRQELDLKTGSVLITGRSDENNADIRVWVEVCRPVVHVELDTEKKSEITASFESWRNQKQLIPKGDGRDYNRWAMYGYCTYNGDVFSYPDQVDFAEGGVLFFHQNCGDDLIEKEIALQRLDGVIDQMYLPTKNRIFGGVMLGNNLASSDVTGGSYVFTPYKAWNLKSVKPVRQHHIRLVLHTEQTEHRDKWMAGLRKSTAEVSGVWERNVQWWRDFWNRSHIIINKGRGADDKGWQVGRNYQLMRYMLASNAFGEFPIHFNGGLFIYDHFYVDGKRGMNPAFYNADYRKWGAWTGMNQRLVHWPMLKSGDFEMMLPQFEYYRKNLRNAQLRNEVSFGIKGCSFAEQINSAGLPNGYHYGWEPPFGTRNPEHEVGMQYHHTHYFHTQLEFAFMMHEWYRFTGADISPYIPFMKDAVIFHFEYHRMLQRRRTGRDWDENGRLVMKGMQATETYKTGTNPILEAAALRKNLEALFALPDKWVSKKEKELFRDWAARVPELNFRMRNGHRTLSPLLEEKPSSRLCNRELAQLYPVFPYGIYALGLPGLDTAVYTWKYGLDPAGDTYLGKEFGINGYPQREAWWGWGQQVPMLARMGLSHESKEYIVKKMSDAMGDPRSGNFKARFPAFWGPGYGCMPSMEWGGVGMVGLQEMCLQTIAKDGREIRMLPAWPADWDVDFKLHAPGRTIVECVFSDGALQWQQVTPLLRQADVVIGQ; translated from the coding sequence ATGAGGTTTTTCGGGGCTCTTATCGGTGTGCTGATCAGTAGTTCGGCGAGGGCGAATTTGGAGTGGCTGGACGAGTTTAATGTGGTGTGGGACTCGCAGAGTGCAAATTCGGGCGAGTCGATGCCGTGTGGCGGCGGGGATATCGGGCTTAATGTCTGGGTGGAGGATGGCGATCTGCTTTTTTATATTGAGCGCAGTGGCAATATTGATGAAAACGATCAGTTGCTGAAAACCGGCAGGGTTCGGATTCAGATGGAGCCGAATCCTTTTTCCGCTGACGGGAAAGATCTTTCATTCAGACAGGAGCTGGATCTGAAAACGGGCAGTGTACTGATTACCGGCAGGTCGGATGAGAACAACGCGGATATCCGGGTATGGGTGGAGGTGTGTCGCCCGGTCGTTCATGTCGAGCTGGATACGGAAAAGAAGTCTGAAATCACGGCATCGTTTGAGTCGTGGCGGAATCAGAAACAGCTCATTCCGAAAGGAGACGGGCGGGATTATAATCGCTGGGCGATGTATGGATACTGTACGTATAACGGTGACGTATTCTCCTATCCGGATCAGGTGGATTTTGCTGAGGGCGGGGTATTGTTTTTTCATCAGAACTGCGGTGATGATCTGATTGAAAAAGAAATTGCACTTCAGCGTCTGGACGGGGTTATCGATCAGATGTATCTGCCGACGAAGAACCGTATTTTCGGCGGGGTGATGCTGGGGAATAATCTGGCTTCATCAGATGTTACGGGCGGGAGCTATGTCTTTACGCCTTATAAGGCGTGGAATCTGAAGAGTGTCAAGCCGGTGAGGCAGCATCATATCCGGTTAGTTCTGCATACCGAACAGACTGAACATCGGGACAAATGGATGGCCGGTCTCCGGAAAAGCACGGCGGAGGTTTCCGGGGTCTGGGAGAGGAATGTTCAGTGGTGGAGGGATTTCTGGAACCGGAGTCATATCATCATTAATAAGGGCCGGGGAGCGGATGATAAGGGCTGGCAGGTCGGGCGGAATTATCAGCTGATGCGCTATATGCTGGCGAGTAATGCCTTCGGCGAATTTCCAATACATTTCAATGGCGGTCTTTTCATCTATGACCATTTTTATGTGGATGGGAAGCGGGGGATGAATCCCGCATTCTATAATGCGGATTACCGGAAGTGGGGGGCGTGGACAGGAATGAACCAGCGGCTGGTTCACTGGCCTATGCTTAAAAGCGGTGATTTTGAAATGATGCTCCCTCAGTTCGAATACTATCGGAAAAACCTGCGTAATGCCCAGTTGCGCAATGAGGTGTCGTTCGGCATTAAAGGGTGTTCTTTTGCGGAACAGATCAATAGTGCAGGACTGCCGAACGGCTATCACTACGGTTGGGAGCCGCCGTTCGGTACGCGCAATCCGGAGCATGAGGTCGGTATGCAGTATCATCACACGCACTATTTTCATACCCAGCTGGAGTTCGCTTTCATGATGCATGAATGGTACCGGTTCACCGGTGCGGATATTTCGCCCTATATTCCGTTTATGAAAGATGCGGTTATTTTTCATTTTGAATATCACAGAATGCTGCAGCGCCGCCGGACCGGCCGGGACTGGGATGAAAACGGCAGGTTGGTCATGAAAGGGATGCAGGCTACTGAAACCTATAAGACGGGAACGAATCCGATTCTGGAAGCGGCCGCATTGCGGAAAAATCTGGAGGCTCTTTTTGCGCTGCCCGATAAATGGGTCAGCAAAAAGGAGAAAGAGCTGTTTCGGGATTGGGCCGCCCGCGTTCCTGAGTTGAATTTCCGCATGCGCAACGGGCATCGGACGCTCTCACCGCTTCTGGAGGAGAAGCCGTCGAGTCGGTTGTGCAACCGGGAGCTTGCTCAGCTTTATCCGGTTTTTCCGTATGGGATCTATGCGCTGGGGTTGCCTGGTTTGGATACTGCTGTTTATACATGGAAATATGGGCTGGATCCTGCGGGGGATACCTATCTGGGGAAAGAGTTCGGTATAAACGGCTATCCTCAGCGAGAGGCGTGGTGGGGCTGGGGGCAGCAGGTGCCTATGCTGGCCCGTATGGGCCTGAGTCATGAGTCAAAAGAGTATATCGTGAAAAAAATGAGTGATGCAATGGGAGATCCTCGCTCCGGCAACTTTAAAGCACGGTTTCCTGCCTTTTGGGGACCGGGCTATGGTTGCATGCCCTCGATGGAATGGGGGGGCGTCGGGATGGTTGGTCTGCAGGAGATGTGTCTGCAGACGATTGCCAAAGACGGCCGGGAGATCCGGATGCTGCCCGCCTGGCCTGCAGATTGGGATGTGGATTTTAAGCTGCATGCGCCGGGCCGAACGATCGTTGAATGCGTGTTTTCAGATGGTGCTCTGCAGTGGCAGCAGGTAACGCCTTTATTGCGCCAGGCTGATGTTGTTATCGGACAGTAG